One stretch of Malus domestica chromosome 14, GDT2T_hap1 DNA includes these proteins:
- the LOC103452571 gene encoding putative N(6)-adenosine-methyltransferase MT-A70-like isoform X1 has translation METQSEGGDEATIAGIRTMAQQLEARMESQRTTQLELLSYLQSQIVPTIVPTIDLSLKVLSAFNDRPFTPTPPLPNSKPDPRNPVEPALPSTPEAQRSRLPSPEPKLTNPIEQSPKLSPKQANSETTHQPELENFSPIDEMGNPLSLVRAMVAVCLLEIVPFCRIDSSAVLRKLESDQKATAEEKAALREMGGESGAILAVEMALRSMLEENGGVELEEFVVGGKSGIMVLGIDRTRLMKELPESKQFQSRDSNLGDGNLSQSQQQVVTSGRGGDGSGGGVFGMGGPSSRPMQDMWMNPNDTHMSGLPPVFPGSGQPGSFMGPRGAPSPRVMGMMGMPRGMGGVPPMHRANSMGPNATMDSPNSVSYKPQSEEDELKDVEALLNKKTFRELQKSKTGEEILDLIHRPTAKETAVAAKFKTKGGSQLKEYCSSLTKEDCRRQSNSVLACEKVGTQKFLLASVMVHFRRIIALHTDVNLGDCSFLDTCRHMKTCKYVHYELDPTPDVSHMMMGPRDLGPPRQLRPQRAEYCSEVELGQPQWINCDIRNFRMDILGQFGVIMADPPWDIHMELPYGTMADDEMRNLNVPALQTDGLIFLWVTGRAMELGRECLELWGYKRIEEIIWVKTNQLQRIIRTGRTGHWLNHSKEHCLVGIKGEPLVNRNIDTDVIVAEVRETSRKPDEMYPLLERVSPRTRKLELFARMHNTHAGWMSLGNQLSGVRLVDEGLRARFKAAYPDVEVQPTSPPRPSAMEVDSNAAQMRSPFSEPAVPEAPYAASEVRPSPVDVEMAG, from the exons aTGGAGACCCAATCGGAAGGCGGAGACGAAGCCACCATAGCCGGCATCAGAACCATGGCTCAACAGCTCGAAGCTCGAATGGAGTCTCAGCGCACCACCCAGCTCGAACTCCTCTCTTACCTCCAATCCCAAATCGTCCCCACCATCGTCCCCACCATTGATCTCTCTCTCAAGGTCCTCTCCGCCTTCAACGACCGACCTTTTACTCCAACGCCTCCTCTCCCAAATTCCAAACCAGACCCCAGAAACCCGGTCGAACCCGCTCTCCCTTCGACCCCAGAAGCCCAGCGCAGCCGCCTACCGTCTCCTGAGCCAAAACTCACAAACCCAATTGAGCAAAGCCCGAAGCTTTCTCCGAAACAGGCGAATTCGGAGACAACCCACCAACCCGAACTGGAGAATTTCAGCCCCATTGATGAGATGGGGAATCCATTGTCCCTGGTTCGGGCTATGGTGGCGGTTTGCTTGCTTGAAATTGTGCCCTTTTGTCGAATTGACTCGTCGGCGGTGTTGAGAAAGCTCGAGAGCGACCAAAAAGCGACTGCGGAGGAGAAGGCGGCGCTGCGCGAGATGGGAGGAGAGTCCGGGGCGATATTGGCGGTGGAGATGGCGCTGAGGTCAATGTTGGAGGAGAATGGTGGGGTTGAGTTGGAGGAGTTTGTGGTGGGTGGTAAGTCGGGGATTATGGTTTTGGGGATTGACCGGACTCGGCTGATGAAGGAATTGCCTGAAAGCAAGCAATTTCAGAGTCGAGATTCGAATTTGGGAGATGGGAATTTGAGTCAGAGTCAGCAGCAAGTGGTGACTAGCGGCCGTGGAGGTGATGGTAGTGGTGGAGGGGTGTTTGGGATGGGAGGGCCTAGTTCAAGGCCAATGCAAGACATGTGGATGAACCCTAATGATACTCACATGTCCGGTTTGCCACCTGTGTTCCCTGGGAGTGGACAACCGGGTTCATTTATGGGTCCAAGGGGTGCTCCTAGTCCTAGAGTTATGGGCATGATGGGAATGCCTAGAGGGATGGGTGGTGTTCCTCCAATGCATAGAGCTAATAGTATGGGGCCAAATGCAACAATGGATAGCCCCAATTCAGTGTCGTATAAGCCGCAGAGTGAAGAGGATGAACTGAAGGATGTTGAGGCATTGCTGAATAAGAAGACTTTTAGGGAGTTGCAGAAATCAAAAACTGGTGAGGAGATTTTGGACCTCATTCACCGGCCAACTGCGAAGGAGACTGCTGTAGCTGCCAAG TTCAAAACCAAAGGTGGTTCACAATTGAAGGAATACTGCTCATCCTTAACAAAGGAGGACTGCCGTCGTCAGTCTAATTCCGTACTTGCTTGTGAGAAGGTCGGTACCCAAAAATTCCTGCTGGCAAGTGTAATG GTTCATTTTAGGCGAATAATCGCTCTACATACTGATGTCAATTTAGGAGACTGTTCTTTTCTAGATACTTGTCGTCACATGAAG ACGTGCAAGTATGTCCACTATGAGCTTGATCCAACACCTGATGTCTCACACATGATGATGGGGCCTCGAGATCTCGGTCCCCCTAGACAATTAAGGCCTCAACGTGCTGAATACTGTTCTGAGGTAGAACTTGGTCAACCACAGTGGATTAACTGTGATATACGCAACTTTAGAATGGATATTCTAGGGCAATTTGGAGTGATAATGGCAGATCCACCATGGGACATTCATATGGAATTGCCCTATGGGACAATGGCTGACGATGAAATGCGCAATCTTAATGTTCCAGCATTGCAGACGGATGGTCTGATTTTCCTTTGGGTCACTGGACGTGCAATGGAGCTTGGGCGTGAATG TTTAGAACTTTGGGGATACAAGCGAATTGAGGAGATAATTTGGGTAAAGACTAATCAACTCCAACGAATAATTAGAACAGGGCGGACTGGCCACTGGCTTAATCATAGCAAGGAGCATTGTCTTGTTGGAATAAAGGGGGAACCCTTAGTAAATAGAAATATTGATACTGATGTCATTGTTGCCGAGGTCAGAGAGACAAGCCGTAAGCCAGATGAG ATGTATCCTTTGCTGGAGAGGGTAAGTCCAAGGACAAGAAAGCTAGAACTGTTTGCTCGCATGCACAATACTCATGCAGG GTGGATGTCACTAGGTAATCAACTGAGTGGTGTAAGATTGGTGGATGAAGGCCTGCGTGCAAGATTCAAAGCTGCTTATCCGGATGTGGAGGTGCAGCCCACTTCCCCACCCAGGCCCTCTGCTATGGAAGTCGACTCTAATGCTGCCCAAATGCGGAGTCCATTCTCAGAACCTGCAGTTCCGGAGGCACCCTATGCTGCTTCTGAAGTGAGGCCATCACCAGTGGATGTTGAAATGGCCGGTTGA
- the LOC103452571 gene encoding putative N(6)-adenosine-methyltransferase MT-A70-like isoform X2, producing the protein METQSEGGDEATIAGIRTMAQQLEARMESQRTTQLELLSYLQSQIVPTIVPTIDLSLKVLSAFNDRPFTPTPPLPNSKPDPRNPVEPALPSTPEAQRSRLPSPEPKLTNPIEQSPKLSPKQANSETTHQPELENFSPIDEMGNPLSLVRAMVAVCLLEIVPFCRIDSSAVLRKLESDQKATAEEKAALREMGGESGAILAVEMALRSMLEENGGVELEEFVVGGKSGIMVLGIDRTRLMKELPESKQFQSRDSNLGDGNLSQSQQQVVTSGRGGDGSGGGVFGMGGPSSRPMQDMWMNPNDTHMSGLPPVFPGSGQPGSFMGPRGAPSPRVMGMMGMPRGMGGVPPMHRANSMGPNATMDSPNSVSYKPQSEEDELKDVEALLNKKTFRELQKSKTGEEILDLIHRPTAKETAVAAKFKTKGGSQLKEYCSSLTKEDCRRQSNSVLACEKVHFRRIIALHTDVNLGDCSFLDTCRHMKTCKYVHYELDPTPDVSHMMMGPRDLGPPRQLRPQRAEYCSEVELGQPQWINCDIRNFRMDILGQFGVIMADPPWDIHMELPYGTMADDEMRNLNVPALQTDGLIFLWVTGRAMELGRECLELWGYKRIEEIIWVKTNQLQRIIRTGRTGHWLNHSKEHCLVGIKGEPLVNRNIDTDVIVAEVRETSRKPDEMYPLLERVSPRTRKLELFARMHNTHAGWMSLGNQLSGVRLVDEGLRARFKAAYPDVEVQPTSPPRPSAMEVDSNAAQMRSPFSEPAVPEAPYAASEVRPSPVDVEMAG; encoded by the exons aTGGAGACCCAATCGGAAGGCGGAGACGAAGCCACCATAGCCGGCATCAGAACCATGGCTCAACAGCTCGAAGCTCGAATGGAGTCTCAGCGCACCACCCAGCTCGAACTCCTCTCTTACCTCCAATCCCAAATCGTCCCCACCATCGTCCCCACCATTGATCTCTCTCTCAAGGTCCTCTCCGCCTTCAACGACCGACCTTTTACTCCAACGCCTCCTCTCCCAAATTCCAAACCAGACCCCAGAAACCCGGTCGAACCCGCTCTCCCTTCGACCCCAGAAGCCCAGCGCAGCCGCCTACCGTCTCCTGAGCCAAAACTCACAAACCCAATTGAGCAAAGCCCGAAGCTTTCTCCGAAACAGGCGAATTCGGAGACAACCCACCAACCCGAACTGGAGAATTTCAGCCCCATTGATGAGATGGGGAATCCATTGTCCCTGGTTCGGGCTATGGTGGCGGTTTGCTTGCTTGAAATTGTGCCCTTTTGTCGAATTGACTCGTCGGCGGTGTTGAGAAAGCTCGAGAGCGACCAAAAAGCGACTGCGGAGGAGAAGGCGGCGCTGCGCGAGATGGGAGGAGAGTCCGGGGCGATATTGGCGGTGGAGATGGCGCTGAGGTCAATGTTGGAGGAGAATGGTGGGGTTGAGTTGGAGGAGTTTGTGGTGGGTGGTAAGTCGGGGATTATGGTTTTGGGGATTGACCGGACTCGGCTGATGAAGGAATTGCCTGAAAGCAAGCAATTTCAGAGTCGAGATTCGAATTTGGGAGATGGGAATTTGAGTCAGAGTCAGCAGCAAGTGGTGACTAGCGGCCGTGGAGGTGATGGTAGTGGTGGAGGGGTGTTTGGGATGGGAGGGCCTAGTTCAAGGCCAATGCAAGACATGTGGATGAACCCTAATGATACTCACATGTCCGGTTTGCCACCTGTGTTCCCTGGGAGTGGACAACCGGGTTCATTTATGGGTCCAAGGGGTGCTCCTAGTCCTAGAGTTATGGGCATGATGGGAATGCCTAGAGGGATGGGTGGTGTTCCTCCAATGCATAGAGCTAATAGTATGGGGCCAAATGCAACAATGGATAGCCCCAATTCAGTGTCGTATAAGCCGCAGAGTGAAGAGGATGAACTGAAGGATGTTGAGGCATTGCTGAATAAGAAGACTTTTAGGGAGTTGCAGAAATCAAAAACTGGTGAGGAGATTTTGGACCTCATTCACCGGCCAACTGCGAAGGAGACTGCTGTAGCTGCCAAG TTCAAAACCAAAGGTGGTTCACAATTGAAGGAATACTGCTCATCCTTAACAAAGGAGGACTGCCGTCGTCAGTCTAATTCCGTACTTGCTTGTGAGAAG GTTCATTTTAGGCGAATAATCGCTCTACATACTGATGTCAATTTAGGAGACTGTTCTTTTCTAGATACTTGTCGTCACATGAAG ACGTGCAAGTATGTCCACTATGAGCTTGATCCAACACCTGATGTCTCACACATGATGATGGGGCCTCGAGATCTCGGTCCCCCTAGACAATTAAGGCCTCAACGTGCTGAATACTGTTCTGAGGTAGAACTTGGTCAACCACAGTGGATTAACTGTGATATACGCAACTTTAGAATGGATATTCTAGGGCAATTTGGAGTGATAATGGCAGATCCACCATGGGACATTCATATGGAATTGCCCTATGGGACAATGGCTGACGATGAAATGCGCAATCTTAATGTTCCAGCATTGCAGACGGATGGTCTGATTTTCCTTTGGGTCACTGGACGTGCAATGGAGCTTGGGCGTGAATG TTTAGAACTTTGGGGATACAAGCGAATTGAGGAGATAATTTGGGTAAAGACTAATCAACTCCAACGAATAATTAGAACAGGGCGGACTGGCCACTGGCTTAATCATAGCAAGGAGCATTGTCTTGTTGGAATAAAGGGGGAACCCTTAGTAAATAGAAATATTGATACTGATGTCATTGTTGCCGAGGTCAGAGAGACAAGCCGTAAGCCAGATGAG ATGTATCCTTTGCTGGAGAGGGTAAGTCCAAGGACAAGAAAGCTAGAACTGTTTGCTCGCATGCACAATACTCATGCAGG GTGGATGTCACTAGGTAATCAACTGAGTGGTGTAAGATTGGTGGATGAAGGCCTGCGTGCAAGATTCAAAGCTGCTTATCCGGATGTGGAGGTGCAGCCCACTTCCCCACCCAGGCCCTCTGCTATGGAAGTCGACTCTAATGCTGCCCAAATGCGGAGTCCATTCTCAGAACCTGCAGTTCCGGAGGCACCCTATGCTGCTTCTGAAGTGAGGCCATCACCAGTGGATGTTGAAATGGCCGGTTGA
- the LOC103452571 gene encoding N(6)-adenosine-methyltransferase MT-A70-like isoform X3, which translates to METQSEGGDEATIAGIRTMAQQLEARMESQRTTQLELLSYLQSQIVPTIVPTIDLSLKVLSAFNDRPFTPTPPLPNSKPDPRNPVEPALPSTPEAQRSRLPSPEPKLTNPIEQSPKLSPKQANSETTHQPELENFSPIDEMGNPLSLVRAMVAVCLLEIVPFCRIDSSAVLRKLESDQKATAEEKAALREMGGESGAILAVEMALRSMLEENGGVELEEFVVGGKSGIMVLGIDRTRLMKELPESKQFQSRDSNLGDGNLSQSQQQVVTSGRGGDGSGGGVFGMGGPSSRPMQDMWMNPNDTHMSGLPPVFPGSGQPGSFMGPRGAPSPRVMGMMGMPRGMGGVPPMHRANSMGPNATMDSPNSVSYKPQSEEDELKDVEALLNKKTFRELQKSKTGEEILDLIHRPTAKETAVAAKFKTKGGSQLKEYCSSLTKEDCRRQSNSVLACEKVGTQKFLLASVMVHFRRIIALHTDVNLGDCSFLDTCRHMKTCKYVHYELDPTPDVSHMMMGPRDLGPPRQLRPQRAEYCSEVELGQPQWINCDIRNFRMDILGQFGVIMADPPWDIHMELPYGTMADDEMRNLNVPALQTDGLIFLWVTGRAMELGRECLELWGYKRIEEIIWVKTNQLQRIIRTGRTGHWLNHSKEHCLVGIKGEPLVNRNIDTDVIVAEVRETSRKPDEMYPLLERVSPRTRKLELFARMHNTHAGQTSHL; encoded by the exons aTGGAGACCCAATCGGAAGGCGGAGACGAAGCCACCATAGCCGGCATCAGAACCATGGCTCAACAGCTCGAAGCTCGAATGGAGTCTCAGCGCACCACCCAGCTCGAACTCCTCTCTTACCTCCAATCCCAAATCGTCCCCACCATCGTCCCCACCATTGATCTCTCTCTCAAGGTCCTCTCCGCCTTCAACGACCGACCTTTTACTCCAACGCCTCCTCTCCCAAATTCCAAACCAGACCCCAGAAACCCGGTCGAACCCGCTCTCCCTTCGACCCCAGAAGCCCAGCGCAGCCGCCTACCGTCTCCTGAGCCAAAACTCACAAACCCAATTGAGCAAAGCCCGAAGCTTTCTCCGAAACAGGCGAATTCGGAGACAACCCACCAACCCGAACTGGAGAATTTCAGCCCCATTGATGAGATGGGGAATCCATTGTCCCTGGTTCGGGCTATGGTGGCGGTTTGCTTGCTTGAAATTGTGCCCTTTTGTCGAATTGACTCGTCGGCGGTGTTGAGAAAGCTCGAGAGCGACCAAAAAGCGACTGCGGAGGAGAAGGCGGCGCTGCGCGAGATGGGAGGAGAGTCCGGGGCGATATTGGCGGTGGAGATGGCGCTGAGGTCAATGTTGGAGGAGAATGGTGGGGTTGAGTTGGAGGAGTTTGTGGTGGGTGGTAAGTCGGGGATTATGGTTTTGGGGATTGACCGGACTCGGCTGATGAAGGAATTGCCTGAAAGCAAGCAATTTCAGAGTCGAGATTCGAATTTGGGAGATGGGAATTTGAGTCAGAGTCAGCAGCAAGTGGTGACTAGCGGCCGTGGAGGTGATGGTAGTGGTGGAGGGGTGTTTGGGATGGGAGGGCCTAGTTCAAGGCCAATGCAAGACATGTGGATGAACCCTAATGATACTCACATGTCCGGTTTGCCACCTGTGTTCCCTGGGAGTGGACAACCGGGTTCATTTATGGGTCCAAGGGGTGCTCCTAGTCCTAGAGTTATGGGCATGATGGGAATGCCTAGAGGGATGGGTGGTGTTCCTCCAATGCATAGAGCTAATAGTATGGGGCCAAATGCAACAATGGATAGCCCCAATTCAGTGTCGTATAAGCCGCAGAGTGAAGAGGATGAACTGAAGGATGTTGAGGCATTGCTGAATAAGAAGACTTTTAGGGAGTTGCAGAAATCAAAAACTGGTGAGGAGATTTTGGACCTCATTCACCGGCCAACTGCGAAGGAGACTGCTGTAGCTGCCAAG TTCAAAACCAAAGGTGGTTCACAATTGAAGGAATACTGCTCATCCTTAACAAAGGAGGACTGCCGTCGTCAGTCTAATTCCGTACTTGCTTGTGAGAAGGTCGGTACCCAAAAATTCCTGCTGGCAAGTGTAATG GTTCATTTTAGGCGAATAATCGCTCTACATACTGATGTCAATTTAGGAGACTGTTCTTTTCTAGATACTTGTCGTCACATGAAG ACGTGCAAGTATGTCCACTATGAGCTTGATCCAACACCTGATGTCTCACACATGATGATGGGGCCTCGAGATCTCGGTCCCCCTAGACAATTAAGGCCTCAACGTGCTGAATACTGTTCTGAGGTAGAACTTGGTCAACCACAGTGGATTAACTGTGATATACGCAACTTTAGAATGGATATTCTAGGGCAATTTGGAGTGATAATGGCAGATCCACCATGGGACATTCATATGGAATTGCCCTATGGGACAATGGCTGACGATGAAATGCGCAATCTTAATGTTCCAGCATTGCAGACGGATGGTCTGATTTTCCTTTGGGTCACTGGACGTGCAATGGAGCTTGGGCGTGAATG TTTAGAACTTTGGGGATACAAGCGAATTGAGGAGATAATTTGGGTAAAGACTAATCAACTCCAACGAATAATTAGAACAGGGCGGACTGGCCACTGGCTTAATCATAGCAAGGAGCATTGTCTTGTTGGAATAAAGGGGGAACCCTTAGTAAATAGAAATATTGATACTGATGTCATTGTTGCCGAGGTCAGAGAGACAAGCCGTAAGCCAGATGAG ATGTATCCTTTGCTGGAGAGGGTAAGTCCAAGGACAAGAAAGCTAGAACTGTTTGCTCGCATGCACAATACTCATGCAGG ACAGACATCCCATTTATGA
- the LOC103452570 gene encoding early nodulin-like protein 8, which translates to MANLRTPRFQFLLALQFLMLIQSQVLCYQYKVGDLDAWGIPTSAKPQVYTKWSKYHQFKLGDSLLFLYPPSQDSVIQVTAQSYGSCNLKDPILSMNDGNSLFNFTTLGDFYFTSGEPGHCQQNQKLHISFLSGNGSAYSPSSGPSALDASAPSYPTVFGSIPAPPTSAPHSSAASPRFPVFAAAVVGFGVFALHGGNL; encoded by the exons atggccaATCTCAGAACTCCAAGATTTCAGTTCCTTTTGGCTCTGCAGTTCCTCATGCTAATACAGTCCCAGGTGCTCTGCTACCAGTACAAAGTAGGAGATCTAGATGCTTGGGGAATACCAACTTCTGCAAAACCACAAGTCTACACCAAATGGTCAAAATACCACCAATTCAAGCTTGGAGATTCTCTTT TGTTCTTGTACCCACCAAGCCAAGACTCGGTGATTCAAGTGACAGCACAATCCTACGGCAGCTGCAACCTCAAAGATCCAATCTTGTCCATGAACGACGGTAACTCTCTCTTCAATTTCACCACATTGGGGGATTTCTACTTCACCAGCGGCGAACCGGGCCATTGCCAACAGAACCAGAAGCTGCACATTTCTTTTCTGTCGGGCAATGGCTCTGCTTACTCTCCCTCCTCCGGTCCCAGTGCATTGGATGCTTCCGCTCCTTCTTACCCCACCGTCTTCGGCAGCATCCCGGCTCCGCCAACTTCTGCACCGCATTCTTCTGCAGCGTCGCCAAGGTTTCCGGTTTTCGCTGCAGCGGTTGTTGGATTTGGGGTGTTTGCATTACACGGTGGTAATCTTTGA